Proteins from a single region of Trichoderma asperellum chromosome 3, complete sequence:
- the MCH1 gene encoding Putative monocarboxylate transporter mch1 (EggNog:ENOG41~TransMembrane:10 (i58-84o96-113i125-147o167-191i203-224o244-266i438-459o471-499i506-527o562-582i)) produces MPTSASPSDQQRFIYPTPPTALDEDDRSSFLASDDEGDLSSSVSDPLTRRRQLRSKQIVRFISLVSATIAALCAGSIVVFSLYAPKFLSRLHYTQFQVNGVAIGSSVALYLPISVMGYVCDRMGVAPLALLSAFLFGGGYGLAAGIYKKLDYEYNTLGKSHGAENGWSYPLMVLAFIMIGAGTCAMYISSVSTCAKNFGKGKYRGLALAMPITGFGLSGMWLSQFGSRFLAEKNPDGSRGDVDVFRFFVFLAVLLFVIGIVGVFTLKVVDEQDLIEEAIEELEQSGLLDGSSLLARSESRRSNAGYGAIPATAQDDVNAEDVDDDAQWKKNWVLNAETRRFLSDHTMWPFALAFLLMIGPGEAFINNLGTVIGTLTPPITEDVNHKTSAATHVSIFGVTSTIARLTIGTLTDILAPAPETQHIQVPPSRPLSPIKRFAISRVVFMLFFAVLLAAGLLFLASGAAQNHADRFWIVSGLVGAGYGAVFSLTPLIVTIIWGVENFATNFGIIAMLPAFGSTFWGLVYSAVYEAGARSSSADPSQPGDDKGGSDDSVCYGKHCYAATFWAEGLCVIVACFLLLWAWKGRGGWSQRGIVI; encoded by the coding sequence ATGCCGACCTCAGCGTCGCCCTCTGACCAGCAGCGCTTCATCTACCCGACGCCCCCTACTGCtctcgacgaggacgaccGCTCTTCCTTTCTCGCCAGCGACGATGAAGGCGACTTGTCGTCAAGCGTCTCTGACCCGCTgacccgccgccgccagctgAGATCCAAGCAGATTGTCCGCTTCATCTCGCTCGTCTCCGCCACAATTGCGGCCCTTTGCGCGGGctccatcgtcgtcttctcgcTCTACGCGCCAAAGTTCCTATCGCGACTGCATTACACTCAGTTCCAGGTCAATGGCGTCGCCATCGGCAGCTCCGTGGCGCTGTACCTGCCCATATCGGTGATGGGATACGTCTGCGATCGGATGGGCGTTGCGCCGCTGGCTCTATTGTCTGCCTTTTTGTTCGGAGGAGGCTACGGACTCGCAGCGGGCATCTACAAGAAGCTGGACTACGAATACAACACGCTTGGCAAGTCTCATGGCGCGGAGAACGGGTGGTCGTACCCACTCATGGTGCTCGCCTTCATCATGATTGGAGCTGGCACGTGCGCCATGTACATCAGCTCGGTGTCGACATGCGCCAAGAATTTCGGCAAGGGCAAATATCGAGGCCTGGCGCTGGCCATGCCCATCACCGGCTTTGGTCTCAGCGGCATGTGGCTGAGCCAGTTCGGCAGCCGTTTCTTGGCCGAGAAGAATCCCGATGGGTCCAGGGGCGACGTCGACGTCTTCCGCTTCTTCGTTTTCCTTGCCGTCCTGTTGTTCGTCATTGGCATTGTCGGCGTCTTCACCCTCAAGGTTGTCGACGAGCAAGACCTGATTGAGGAAGCcattgaagagctggagcagaGTGGTCTTCTAGATGGAAGCTCTCTGCTTGCGCGATCTGAAAGTCGAAGATCTAATGCAGGCTACGGCGCAATCCCCGCCACCGCCCAAGACGATGTCAATGCCGAGGacgtcgacgacgacgctcAATGGAAGAAGAACTGGGTTCTCAATGCCGAGACGCGCCGCTTCTTATCCGACCACACAATGTGGCCATTTGCCCTGGCCTTTCTGCTAATGATTGGGCCTGGCGAGGCTTTCATCAACAACCTAGGCACCGTCATCGGCACTCTAACGCCTCCCATTACTGAAGATGTCAACCACAAGACGTCAGCTGCCACTCACGTATCAATCTTTGGCGTTACTAGCACCATTGCTCGTCTCACGATTGGCACCTTGACCGACATCTTGGCTCCAGCACCAGAGACTCAGCACATCCAAGTCCCTCCTTCGCGCCCTTTGTCTCCGATCAAGCGCTTTGCCATCTCTCGCGTTGtctttatgctttttttcgCAGTCTTGCTTGCAGCCGGACTCCTATTCCTTGCCAGCGGTGCTGCTCAGAATCATGCTGACCGATTCTGGATTGTCTCTGGTCTTGTTGGAGCGGGCTACGGAGCTGTCTTCTCTCTTACTCCACTTATTGTCACAATTATCTGGGGCGTGGAAAATTTTGCTACAAATTTCGGCATCATTGCTATGCTGCCTGCTTTTGGATCTACCTTTTGGGGCCTTGTTTATTCGGCCGTGTACGAGGCTGGGGCGAGAAGCTCTTCTGCTGACCCGTCGCAGCCTGGCGACGACAAGGGTGGATCTGATGACTCTGTTTGCTACGGAAAGCATTGCTATGCGGCTACGTTTTGGGCAGAAGGTCTTTGTGTCATTGTTGCGTGCTTCCTATTACTCTGGGCTTGGAAGGGCCGAGGAGGGTGGAGCCAGCGTGGTATTGTGATATAA
- a CDS encoding uncharacterized protein (EggNog:ENOG41): MRPSQMPSSRPPRRDRGPVRRRESLDALLDSLSSWDLLHIRNRFIDGSVSLDGFAGLSELPPEVFAYIIPHLDLQDVLNCYMVSKDWREAWMQGAVASALCSRFFPGLLELYHNDVPDRNQLFRATAQQYMRKLYVKRAFVAWDVGWSSDIFTNSEPPPPSRQLGNLRQVNFGFGPLTVNYSSGKLAWQPDNCHVIVDDLYTRERSRFSFGMDFISGRPLQLQAVTDSLVVLATSMPQHQSRHQTTTDNGQTITVFHLQFRQSKNVVLPGKFAHCYAQGDTVAFVTRQGHVVVWGWSDSAYELDIDHEQHFFGRDGWESDLGGIPGIMFHPTDTDIIYAAWLHSALQPDPLIHVGVIIKFERGKPVKRFESPISHPEYHRDPTTRYSCPAMRLTLTVQKMDNYGGYAVGIVQLVLDRGHHPNISKPYTDWLCVHFNVLTETFLHIKYESRRRPNPAQARHFDLCAWEDQLVISWFDEYLVSQGYFHGLEWLQPVPIGDDATRCPHTNKVRESIQRQQIEVEDYMSDHGFGRRIFMDKDFFIATTGQGFLLISFNDNLDLPGLATRDENGEVERCKNPPPATQGEDIEPPRMSASWDTRKVTSLVRISLDNFPENALDQPGW; encoded by the exons ATGAGGCCGTCGCAAATGCCAAGTAGCCGCCCTCCGCGGCGAGACCGGGGACCGGTGCGCAGAAGAGAGTCGCTCGATGCGCTCCTCGACAGCCTCTCATCCTGGGACCTGCTTCATATCCGGAACCGCTTCATCGACGGCTCCGTCAGCCTCGACGGCTTCGCCGGCCTCAGCGAGCTGCCCCCCGAGGTCTTCGCCTACATCATCCCCCATCTGGATCTGCAGGATGTGCTCAACTGCTACATGGTGAGCAAGGACTGGCGCGAGGCCTGGATGCAGGGCGCCGTGGCCTCGGCCTTGTGCAGCCGCTTCTTCCCGGGCCTGCTGGAGCTCTACCACAACGACGTGCCGGATCGCAACCAGCTGTTTCGGGCCACGGCACAGCAGTACATGCGGAAGCTCTATGTCAAGCGGGCCTTTGTCGCCTGGGACGTGGGCTGGAGCAGCGACATCTTCACCAACTcggagccgccgccgccaagtcGCCAGCTGGGCAATCTTCGCCAGGTCAACTTTGGCTTCGGGCCCCTGACGGTGAATtacagcagcggcaagctGGCGTGGCAGCCGGACAACTGCCACGTTATCGTTGATGACCTGTACACGCGGGAGAGATCGCGGTTCAGCTTTGGCATGGACTTCATCTCGGGACGGccactgcagctgcaggccgTGACGGACAGCTTGGTGGTGCTGGCAACAAGCATGCCTCAGCATCAGAGTAGACACCAGACAACAACTGATAACGGGCAAACCAT AACAGTGTTTCACCTGCAGTTTCGACAGTCCAAGAATGTCGTCCTCCCTGGCAAGTTTGCCCATTGCTACGCCCAGGGCGACACGGTGGCGTTTGTCACCAGGCAGGGCCATGTCGTTGTGTGGGGTTGGAGCGACAGTGCCTACGAGCTGGACATTGACCATGAACAGCACTTTTTCGGGCGAGATGGCTGGGAGAGCGACTTGGGAGGCATACCAGGCATCATGTTTCACCCGACAGACACGGATATCATCTATGCAGCGTGGCTGCACTCAGCCTTGCAGCCCG ATCCTCTCATCCATGTCGGCGTCATCATCAAGTTTGAACGTGGCAAGCCGGTGAAACGATTTGAGTCACCCATATCCCATCCAGAGTACCACCGTGATCCTACAACCCGGTATTCGTGCCCGGCAATGCGCCTGACGCTCACTGTCCAGAAGATGGACAACTACGGAGGCTACGCGGTTGGCATTGTCCAGCTCGTCCTGGATAGAGGACACCATCCAAACATCTCCAAGCCATATACCGACTGGCTCTGTGTGCACTTCAACGTCTTGACCGAGACTTTTCTTCATATCAAATACGAGAGCCGTCGGAGGCCGAACCCCGCGCAGGCGAGGCACTTTGACTTGTGTGCATGGGAGGACCAGCTTGTCATTAGTTGGTTTGACGAGTACCTCGTTAGCCAAGGTTACTTTCACGGCCTGGAGTGGCTCCAACCGGTCCCCATCGGCGATGACGCCACTCGTTGCCCTCACACCAACAAGGTTCGTGAATCAATACAGCGCCAGCAGATAGAGGTTGAAGACTACATGTCCGACCATGGCTTCGGGCGCAGAATCTTCATGGACAAGGACTTTTTCATCGCCACGACGGGGCAAGGCTTCTTGCTGATTTCCTTCAATGACAATCTGGATCTTCCCGGACTGGCCACCAGGGATGAAAATGGCGAGGTGGAGAGGTGCAAAAACCCGCCACCGGCGACACAGGGAGAAGACATAGAACCGCCGAGGATGTCTGCTTCGTGGGACACGAGAAAAGTGACGAGCTTGGTGAGAATTTCGCTGGATAACTTTCCGGAAAATGCGCTGGATCAGCCCGGATGGTGA
- a CDS encoding uncharacterized protein (EggNog:ENOG41): protein MARLNPAAITPAPGHEPFTLQPLIGAMLQTRRCIPGSIFMVEAIDVMPVAAASPDEDDTHAIRLVLGDGELCIQALLHPDMFYLVEKRDVFVGCCVRVGDFLMRLEEPDGGGVFAEEGEDDEDDDEERRQERDKEGAKAMAYLIVNELETAGWNETYMALWRNHEKSNNATDDASTKGAAVMEEEEDRVQGAAPDEAHVTPKASAQKSSNVVRFAGLPESPSVRTPTRTPTRTPTRTPTDMQVKVQQHGKAKVSFKLPEHSIRDFDNDDNGADDDDDDDEDLEGAFEAFEARTFPLRNVGSGNSTATTTSTTPKTPSSDAREMVAAVGDINTDKLQQQQQQQPIALPKDWHNHQVPLKLTTLRLIPHLPYAQNWSVNVLAIVASLSPVEPSHLPPGKQRTARLADPSTAKQVHLTVFLDPDGFTPKVGSAVLLVGVKNHRFDGGSLKKYASDGKRDAGEKGWWFEDPWELEWLDVAGIKSWWKGMEEYYRQTGSARSVGLE from the coding sequence ATGGCTCGCCTCAATCCTGCCGCCATAACGCCAGCGCCGGGCCACGAGCCATTCACGCTCCAGCCTCTTATCGGCGCCATGCTTCAGACTCGCCGCTGCATCCCGGGCTCCATTTTCATGGTCGAGGCCATCGACGTGATGCCTGTGGCGGCTGCATCGCCGGATGAGGACGACACGCATGCTATCCGATTGGTGCTGGGAGACGGGGAGCTGTGTATTCAGGCATTGTTGCATCCCGACATGTTTTACCTGGTAGAGAAGAGGGATGTATTCGTGGGATGCTGCGTCAGGGTGGGGGACTTCCTGATGCGGCTGGAAGAGCCAGATGGGGGTGGCGTCTTtgcagaagaaggggaagacgacgaggacgatgatgaggagaggagacaggagagagacaaagagggtGCAAAGGCCATGGCATATCTGATTGTGAACGAGCTGGAGACTGCTGGATGGAATGAGACGTACATGGCATTGTGGCGAAACCATGAGAAGAGCAACAATGCCACGGATGATGCCAGCACCAAAGGGGCAGCAGtcatggaagaggaggaagaccGAGTCCAGGGGGCAGCGCCAGACGAGGCACACGTTACCCCCAAGGCGTCTGCGCAAAAGAGCAGCAATGTCGTCAGATTCGCGGGTCTGCCAGAGTCACCGTCAGTCAGGACTCCTACCAGAACTCCTACCAGAACCCCTACCAGAACCCCTACGGATATGCAGGTCAAAGTACAGCAGCACGGAAAAGCCAAAGTCAGCTTCAAGTTGCCGGAACATTCAATCCGCGACTTTGACAATGACGACAACGGggctgatgacgacgatgatgacgatgaggaccTGGAGGGCGCATTCGAAGCATTCGAAGCACGCACATTTCCCCTTCGAAATGTTGGTTCTGGTAACAGCACTGCTACTACCACTAGCACCACGCCCAAGACACCATCATCAGATGCAAGGGAGATGGTGGCGGCAGTAGGCGACATTAACACCGAcaagttgcagcagcagcagcagcagcagcccattGCGCTGCCTAAAGACTGGCATAACCACCAGGTTCCCCTCAAGCTCACAACCCTGCGCCTAATCCCGCATCTCCCTTATGCACAGAACTGGTCTGTCAACGtgctcgccatcgtcgcctCCCTTTCACCCGTGGAGCCCTCGCATCTGCCGCCGGGAAAGCAGCGAACAGCACGCCTCGCCGACCCTTCGACCGCGAAACAGGTGCATCTGACAGTATTTCTGGACCCGGACGGTTTCACACCGAAAGTAGGCAGCGCGGTGTTGCTCGTCGGCGTGAAGAACCACCGTTTTGACGGCGGTAGCTTGAAGAAGTATGCTAGCGATGGGAAGAGAGATGCTGGCGAGAAGGGGTGGTGGTTTGAGGACCCCTGGGAGCTGGAGTGGCTGGACGTCGCAGGGATTAAGAGCTGGTGGAAAGGCATGGAAGAGTATTACAGGCAGACGGGATCGGCACGAAGCGTAGGCCTGGAgtaa
- a CDS encoding uncharacterized protein (TransMembrane:1 (o271-290i)) → MEVPPPDIFVREVETAIGALIQASKLSQLIVSSTDKGTITKDDLSPVTIADFAVQALLISSFKEAFPNDTFVGEEDAADLRANDALMSRVWGLLNTIAQDELTQQGACKLPQSKAHMCDLIDQAGSSSPGGPGSGRVWVFDPIDGTKTYVRGELYAINIGLIVDGKQAFGAVACPNLSLRHTGDLKNESADPNGNGCILLAIKGHGAFYRYLDEHNKELKSNLFSIPSTFAGNHTGFVTCTGLVDSALDGVHDVVAQRLGLRFPGSDIVPWVVRWAALALSIGSVTVWVYKRRDRYAKAWDHAGAMLLFEETGGKITDVHGKDIDLSAGRKLSNNFGFVAAPAALHSKVLGIVQDVLKEQGRDEFLQ, encoded by the coding sequence ATGGAAGTGCCGCCCCCCGATATATTCGTCAGAGAAGTCGAGACTGCCATTGGCGCCCTCATCCAAGCCTCCAAGCTCAGCCAGCTCATCGTCTCGTCCACCGACAAGGGCACCATCACCAAGGACGACCTCAGCCCCGTAACCATCGCCGACTTCGCCGTTCAGGCTCTGCTGATCTCCTCATTCAAGGAAGCCTTCCCCAACGACACCTTTGTTGGCGAGGAAGACGCCGCCGACTTGCGGGCCAATGATGCGCTGATGTCTCGTGTTTGGGGCCTTCTCAACACCATCGCCCAGGATGAACTCACCCAACAAGGCGCCTGTAAGCTGCCGCAGTCAAAGGCACACATGTGCGACTTGATCGACCAAGCCGGCTCGAGCAGCCCGGGAGGACCAGGATCCGGCAGAGTCTGGGTGTTTGATCCCATTGACGGCACCAAGACCTACGTCAGGGGCGAGCTGTATGCCATCAACATCGGCCTCATTGTCGACGGCAAGCAGGCATTCGGTGCTGTTGCATGTCCGAATCTGTCATTGCGGCACACCGGAGATCTCAAGAACGAAAGTGCTGATCccaatggcaatggctgcaTCCTGCTTGCCATCAAAGGCCACGGCGCCTTTTACAGATACTTGGATGAGCACAACAAAGAGCTGAAGAGCAATCTTTTTTCGATACCATCCACTTTTGCAGGAAACCATACTGGCTTCGTCACATGTACCGGCCTCGTCGATTCGGCTCTCGACGGCGTCCACGACGTTGTTGCTCAGCGCCTGGGCCTCCGCTTTCCAGGCAGCGATATCGTCCCCTGGGTCGTGCGATGGGCTGCTCTGGCCCTCAGCATAGGCAGCGTCACTGTCTGGGTGTATAAGCGCCGTGATCGCTATGCAAAGGCCTGGGACCATGCGGGCGCCATGCTTCTCTTTGAAGAGACGGGCGGCAAGATTACCGATGTGCATGGCAAGGATATTGACTTATCGGCCGGGAGAAAGCTGAGCAACAACTTTGGATTTGTGGCTGCGCCTGCGGCGTTGCATTCCAAGGTGCTGGGCATTGTGCAAGATGTGCTCAAAGAACAGGGCCGAGATGAGTTTCTGCAGTAG
- a CDS encoding uncharacterized protein (EggNog:ENOG41) gives MAQYDVLVTGSSGHLGHALMITLPSLGFTPIGIDILASATTTCVGSIIDQELISNTLRKYPIRHILHTATLHKPHVESHTKDNFVQTNIAGTLVLLEEAVKLADQLESFVFFSTTSAFGSALSPKAGSPAAWIDENVTPIPKNIYGVTKVAAEDICHLFHKQHNLPVLVLRTSRFFPEQDDDEDRRNAMGDDNLKVLEMAYRRCDIKDIVSATICAMGKARQIGWSKYIISAPPPFSNDAETLAALDKNPEEVINRAVPGTAAVFREKGWKYLNRMDRVYDSSKAVRELGWKPEYTFARTIERISRGEDWRSELVGKVGKKGYHAVSHGVYTA, from the coding sequence ATGGCCCAATATGATGTCCTTGTCACAGGCTCCTCGGGTCATTTAGGCCATGCTCTAATGATAACATTGCCGTCGCTCGGATTTACTCCAATTGGGATTGATATTCTGGCTTCTGCCACAACTACTTGCGTCGGCTCAATAATAGACCAAGAACTCATTAGCAACACCCTGCGAAAATACCCCATCAGGCACATTCTCCACACGGCAACACTGCACAAGCCTCATGTCGAGTCCCACACCAAGGACAATTTTGTGCAAACAAACATTGCAGGAACTTTGGTCCTCCTCGAAGAAGCAGTTAAGCTTGCAGATCAACTTGAaagcttcgtcttcttcagcacaACCAGTGCCTTTGGGAGCGCCCTCAGCCCCAAGGCTGGCTCTCCAGCCGCGTGGATAGACGAGAACGTGACTCCTATCCCCAAAAACATATATGGCGTGACAAAAGTCGCCGCTGAGGATATCTGCCATCTCTTCCACAAACAGCATAACCTGcctgttcttgttcttcgcACAAGCCGCTTCTTCCCTGAGcaagatgacgacgaagaccgACGCAACGCAATGGGAGACGACAACTTGAAGGTCTTGGAGATGGCGTACCGCCGTTGCGACATCAAGGACATTGTCTCGGCAACTATTTGCGCAATGGGCAAGGCGAGGCAAATTGGCTGGTCGAAATACATCATCAGTGCACCGCCACCTTTCTCAAACGATGCGGAGACTCTCGCTGCGCTGGATAAGAACCCGGAGGAAGTGATTAACAGGGCTGTGCCCGGAACAGCAGCAGTGTTCCGTGAGAAGGGATGGAAATATTTGAATCGAATGGATCGCGTGTACGATTCAAGCAAGGCGGTTCGAGAGCTCGGCTGGAAGCCGGAATACACATTTGCGCGGACGATTGAGAGGATTTCCCGAGGAGAGGACTGGCGTAGCGAATTGGTTGGGAAAGTAGGAAAGAAGGGATATCATGCTGTCAGCCATGGAGTATATACTGCGTAA
- a CDS encoding uncharacterized protein (EggNog:ENOG41~TransMembrane:12 (i56-74o86-106i118-138o150-171i183-202o214-237i249-269o281-302i314-334o491-514i526-548o560-578i)) — protein MVERESLELTPREKLRLMKSPLIDGGSERGHELPNLSEFGDRFSDPSIQFERHEEAGMLEVFTDLFFAANYVVFSKELAVTSIDRLGSYAGYFCMLWMTWLVVGLYDVRFVTDSIFERLVRAVHLGVFVGFAVVAPKFNPNDQDLSSMKAMSIILMASRLSLTVEYASILWHVRKFKTVHIPFYIQMSIHFIAAMIYLGITFRFSEDKESRVFITWYIVGALEVVSTLGLSIGFSILSLAKTHLMNRMSLLTIVILGESIVALAEKVVIIVEGPDAWDATVIGILTAGVATTYMLFLIYYDWMKTAYLPPLRQVLWTLLHFPFHLALVLFMQGFTQFIQWSKVIDVINHLSFNWIVDDPKALADTTSVEVQKNITEELSEFFELYHPEYSDTDELINDALANITRIPNAFWPKLSKYWLVADYNLPNDTNTNLFYNIMESLQTAMYNSIFQTFEIDLEGEISKENEETGVEDNSSNAQFASQVTDETLDRYFLVFTYGYIAAGCCLGLMCLLAVVARVTPWKPWPVIRTIIIFLLALGMGLVALLNLNNDKLSAYLNTPWLLPTLCIAWAVVLFLTHIRHDAPVFFKRHGPIPMRRGSREDKMSHESEHTQPMVSNMDGSTSYSGAAGMPYEYQPAPQTHPNNDYV, from the exons AtggtggagagagaaagtctCGAGCTTACTCCTCGCGAGAAGCTCCGGCTCATGAAGAGCCCCCTTATCGATGGCGGCTCTGAGAGAGGACATGAGCTACCGAATCTCAGCGAATTTGGGGATCGCTTTAGTGATCCCTCCATACAGTTTGAGAGA CATGAAGAGGCAGGTATGCTGGAGGTATTCACGGACCTTTTTTTCGCCGCCAACTACGTCGTCTTTTCGAAGGAGTTGGCAGTCACCAGTATCGACCGACTCGGATCTTACGCTGGATACTTTTG TATGCTGTGGATGACCTGGCTTGTCGTTGGACTTTACGATGTTAGATTCGTGACGGACAGCATATTTG AACGACTTGTCCGAGCTGTTCACCTTGGAGTCTTTGTGGGATTCGCAGTCGTCGCTCCGAAATTCAATCCAAATGACCAAGACCTGTCTTCAATGAAGGCAATGT CCATCATTCTAATGGCCTCTAGGCTGAGTTTGACCGTTGAGTACGCTAGCATCTTATGGCATGTGAGAAAATTCAAGACCGTCCACATCCCATTCTATATCCAGATGTCCATCCATTTTATCGCAGCAATGATATATCTCGGCATTACATTCCGCTTCAGCGAAGACAAAGAGAGCCGGGTATTCATTACGTGGTATATCGTTGGTGCCTTGGAGGTCGTTTCAACACTTGGGTTATCGATTGGGTTCTCTATTCTCAGCCTTGCAAAGACTCACTTGATGAATCGTATGAGCCTTTTGACGATTGTCATTCTCGGCGAAAGCATCGTTGCTCTGGCTGAAAAAGTGGTCATTATTGTCGAAGGTCCCGATGCCTGGG ATGCTACTGTTATTGGAATCCTGACTGCTGGCGTGGCAACGACTTACATGCTGTTCTTGATCTACTACGATTGGATGAAAACAGCCTATCTTCCTCCTTTGCGCCAAGTACTATGGACGCTGCTTCATTTCCCATTCCATCTCGCGCTCGTCCTGTTCATGCAGGGATTCACTCAGTTTATTCAGTGGTCCAAAGTGATAGATGTCATTAACCACTTATCATTCAACTGGATAGTCGATGATCCAAAAGCACTTGCTGATACCACTAGTGTCGAGGTGCAGAAGAACATAACGGAAGAGCTTAGCGAATTTTTCGAACTTTACCACCCTGAATACTCAGATACAGATGAACTCATTAACGATGCACTGGCCAACATAACTAGGATTCCTAATGCCTTTTGGCCTAAGCTGTCAAAGTACTGGCTTGTGGCAGACTATAATCTACCAAACGATACCAACACAAATCTGTTTTACAACATTATGGAGTCTCTCCAGACTGCAATGTACAACAGCATATTCCAAACTTTTGAAATTGATCTCGAAGGAGAGATTagcaaagaaaacgaagaaaCTGGCGTTGAGGACAACTCATCCAATGCCCAGTTTGCATCACAGGTTACCGACGAGACCTTGGATCGCTATTTCCTAGTG TTCACCTATGGCTACATCGCCGCTGGGTGCTGCCTAGGACTCATGTGCCTTCTGGCAGTCGTTGCCAGAGTTACTCCTTGGAAGCCCTGGCCTGTGATTCGTacaatcatcatcttcctcttaGCTCTGGGAATGGGTCTCGTTGCACTGCTCAACCTAAACAACGACAAATTGTCTGCCTATCTCAACACcccatggctgctgcccaCGCTCTGTATTGCCTGGGCCGTTGTTCTCTTCCTCACGCATATCCGCCACGACGCCCCAGTGTTCTTCAAAAGGCACGGTCCCATCCCCATGCGCCGGGGATCTCGCGAGGACAAAATGAGCCACGAGTCCGAACACACACAGCCCATGGTCAGCAACATGGACGGGTCAACCTCCTACAGCGGAGCGGCAGGAATGCCTTATGAATATCAGCCTGCGCCTCAAACTCACCCCAACAACGATTACGTTTAA